The genomic interval aaaaataaaaccaagcacaagtgaaggcaaaaacaaaggaGCAGCAGGAACAGGCGACAATGGAGAAATGGGAGGATCACGAGGAAATGGAGACACAGGCCACGGTGGGACAGGTAGGAACCACAGGTGCAAAGAGACTGGCAatacatgataaaaaaaagaaacaaaacacacaatgaaaaaagaggaagcaggctataacaaagacactagcaacaataataaataataactaacGCTAGCGATAACAAGCAAGAAAAAATGACAGGCAGTAAGCTAACATCACCACTTAACCTAGTGGGGAGAATGGTGGCCTAATTTTGAGTCTGTGTGCCCATGCAGGCTCTAACATCCTAGCCTTCCTGTTTGCTCAGACAAGCTTGGCTAGCTTTTCACAGCAAAAAACTTTCTTTGCCTTTACCAACACCATGAAAACAAGTAGGGAGTTCAGTTTTGTTGTGAATGACCCTTGTATCATTAGCCTGGGCACTGACATAGCTCATGTTATCCACAGCATCATTAACTGGATGGAAATCTGCGAGAGAATAATGTACACTGTCAGAATCTGACATACTGGCCAGATAGCTTTTCACTTAGGTACAGCGGTTGAAATTTTACACACCTGCAAATCCCCTTGTACACTCACCAACGTAGTTATGCCTCGGTTGTATGaaattttaagaaaattaacatgggagggaaaaaaaaaaatccccatttCCACCAGTTTGTTGTACTTTAAGTTTTAGCATACGGTTTGCTATAGGCAGTCCCAGTCCCTTCTTTGCAGAAGAGGATATGATACTCAGGTTACATGAGTGAGGTTGAATTCCATTTATTTCACACCAAACAGCTCTAAAACTCTTGGCAAAAATGTTACTAACTCAGTACCCcaatatatttttctctcttctcatgTACTCTCTAATGGACATCAGTCCATAGGAATCAAATTACCAGGAATGGCCTAACAAGATCCTTTCTTATTACAGTTTACCTACTTAAATCAATTactaacaaaattaataaaacaattaattatAACAACTCAGGTCTAACCTTAAATCTTACACTGCTACACTTGTAACTAACTTTAGTATAGCTGAACCTGTGTGCATGACAAACTTGTCatcatgtgtgtttgcttaATATTTCATTCACTAGATTGCTTCAAAGCAAGACTGGAGAAATCCACAGCCTCCGTTTCCagaatatacaataaattaaactggcttcatttaaaatttttatttatgtccATAAATCCATATTTAGGCTATACCTGTGTTACCAGAACATCTAGGACATTATATTAACCAGCATATGAATTAAGGTACCTATAAGATGCAACAATCTATTCTGCTCTGAATTTGGCTGTgacaacaaaacaagcaaaaaagcaaaactaaataaaatatttggtcCTATGTggataaaaacatattttagctttttctataaactatatattactacattatcttcagtgttgtattttacaaacataataaatgacaaaaatgccAATAAACACCATAAACAGCAAAACTCTTTTGTGGTTGCATGGTTGTTAATGTTATCAGCATCCTATTGATTCAGTGTTTTATCTTCAACTGAACGTTTCTTGGCAAAGAGATGATTTGGATCGCTGTTATGCAGGCTAGATTGGATCTTGAATATGGGCCAGCGAAAACCTTCGTGGCCATCTATACCAGCCTGCCCAGAGTTTAGGTCCTGGGGACATGGCTTCTTCTGCAGCAGTTTGAAAATGGTTGCCATATTAGGGCTTAGTCTAGCCACAAGCCCAGACCGAACAACCTCTACAGTGTCTTCATCACACTCCATTAGGCTCTGTAGGAGAGTGCTGTAGAACCTACCACACAAAagaattaaaattatatattactcATCACAATGCACATATACTAATCTATTTGTTTGATCTAGTTGTCATTTTCAGCGATGgttaatttgaaaaaaacattaggAATTAGACTTAGGAATTAGACTTTCACACTGATATATGAAGGCACTGAAAGAATATTGCTTGGTATGGTGACTGTTCCTTTCAAAAACAAGCTAAAAGCCAATGTAGTCCTTAagaaaattttttatttaaagcataCTATAACTAAATAAAGGAAAACTAGTAAATTCTTCAGTTATCTTATTACTGAGTTACTCTGCCAGTATAGAATTGTGCATCAGCTAATTTACTTATTGAGTTATGAtatttttgattatttgatCTACATATCTTAAATGTTTAATCTACATCTGTAAATTAGTATTCAGATTTTAGATTTTCATGTATTATGTATTGCACTCCAGAGCCTGCTAAACTTTATATTTACTCTTAAAAGATGAATTCCATCTTTCAAGCTTAGGTGCtatgaattaaaaatatgtaattaaactgcttaaaatatttaaaaaataacattacttCAAATATCTGTGTTGTTGGCTACACAATATATCTGAAACATAAATATACTGAAACACAAATGGTAAGAGATACTGGCAGATTTGCTGCTGGGATTTACCTGTTTGGAAAATGTCTAGGCACCTGGACCACTTCCCCAATGGCATCAGGGTTGGAGCGGGCCACTGCACAGATGTCCAGCTTGCTATAACATTCCTCTTGCACCTCAGCAATCATTTTCTGGAAACTGGTACAGCGCCGAATGGTCTGAAAAACCTTGGAGGTGATGCTGTTGGCAATGCACTTGATGCTCTCTTTCACAAAAGTTTTACCCTGGAAGagattcaaaaacatttttattttttaacctgGAGTTTCTTTCCAATTAAAACATGACCTCTTGTGTACTTAAATATTTaactataattaataatttaattataataaatttCATTATAAGCCATATAATAATttccattctttaaaaaaaaaaaagtcttaattcatttttaccTCTGTATTgaaaacagctgctgtgtggaAGAAGATGTTGCAGATGTCATGCATACCATCAGTGTCACAGGTGGAATTCTCCAAGCAGGCAAATGTGCTGCACCCCACTTGCGGAGCACTGCTCATACAGCGAGCAACTTCCGCTAGGCGTGGAGATAATATAATGTACATTATGGGAAATCATGTGAAGCTGTGAAATATACTGAacaatgcatgtaaaacattaatGGACAATATACTTACATGGACTGTTGGCTGAGAAACGAACCCTTCTCTGCACAGGTGAATACTGATATGATTCAAAGGCAGATACAGCCAGGACAAGGAAAATGCCAAGTCCAAATTTTGGTAGCATTTCTGCAGCTGTAGCcaaaatgtttcagttctttTGAATCTTACCTTAAGAGCTTGTGTTGTTTTGTGGATGGGAGCTGCCTTTATAAGTTTGAAAGTTTTAGAATAACAGGTCATAAATCTTGCTGTTTGAGTACTTATCCAATAGGAAAGAAGGCAGTAGTTTTCACAAAGGTCAAAACTTTCCAtgctttcataaatattcatgacCTCCACCTCAAAAAAACCTCCTATCTTTAGTAATACTTACTGCAAATAATTGTATGTCTACATACATTTGTCAGCATAAGTTACATATGCTACAAAGCACAGAATAAAGCAAATCAGAATAAAGCAAATAATTaccaaacaaaaatggacatttcCCAGTAAacctttcatgttgttttaacATCATTTTAAGAAAATTTAGGTGAGTTTAAGTGATCCAGTTTTAGTGACTTCAAACAGTGCATGGAGTGTATTTATTCAGATGAACATGTACTCACCCTACAATCCACAATCTAGAAAATGagaacatgtaaataaaatatagtaaaatcATAATCATATAGCAAAAGTAAAATCTTAAAGTGCATTCTAGACAGTAAGTTTATTATTTTGACTTTATACTTTAGGATATGAGATTTAATTCAGTGTATTTCcacacatcacattttaaaaaagaatgatTATGATACTAAATTGTTAGACATCAGTAATGTCATTTGTGGGCAGTTAATTAAGCTATGTTTGTGTTGCAAATAGGTGAAAAAGTACCAGTAAGAGTGTTGCCTTTTGACAAGCCATGTCTGTTACAACAAACCCAAATTATCTACTTGCCTGATACCTAACATCATCAGGCC from Electrophorus electricus isolate fEleEle1 chromosome 17, fEleEle1.pri, whole genome shotgun sequence carries:
- the stc1l gene encoding stanniocalcin 1, like codes for the protein MLPKFGLGIFLVLAVSAFESYQYSPVQRRVRFSANSPSEVARCMSSAPQVGCSTFACLENSTCDTDGMHDICNIFFHTAAVFNTEGKTFVKESIKCIANSITSKVFQTIRRCTSFQKMIAEVQEECYSKLDICAVARSNPDAIGEVVQVPRHFPNRFYSTLLQSLMECDEDTVEVVRSGLVARLSPNMATIFKLLQKKPCPQDLNSGQAGIDGHEGFRWPIFKIQSSLHNSDPNHLFAKKRSVEDKTLNQ